The DNA window CCAAAAAACAGCCGTTTCCTTCGGGTGCTGCGCATACAAACACGCTATACAGATATAGGCTAACGGGAGGTACAGatgcatgtgcatatatatatatatatatatatatatatatatatatatatatatatatatatatatatatatatatatatatatatatatatatatgtatatagttGTAAGTGATCATTcgctgtgtgcgtgtgcgttcCATCGGTGGTGtatcttctccgcctcggtcTGCTCTTTCACGATTCCTcatcttcctcttttttctccatttcctcgtcgctctcctcttcgtcttccacaCGTTCAGGTTTTGGCTTGGCATTTCCTGTCTTGTTTTGACGGAACTGGTTCAGGTACATGTCGATGATCTGCGTAGAAGTCGTCGCTTGCTCGGGGTTCTTGTCGTCCCGCACGCGCAAGAAACGCGGAAACCGAAGGCCGATGCCCTGCGAAAAATGCATAAAATCGGGACCTTCACCGTTGAAACCAGCTTCTTACTCCGCGCCTTTCTAGGTAGATAGTGCGGGAAACAGACCAGCGTTTCGCAGTGCACGGATACGTCCGTGATACGTACCTTGAAAAACATATAAACATATTTAAACTCAACTTCTACAAGCAAGATGTGACTAGACTGCACGCTGCTAACACAGCTCCCTGCGAATCTCCCGTTCGCATATCGACGCAATTTTCCACTTTTCCGCCCTCAGTGcaacgcgccgcgggcggccgccACGAAACGCGCAAGGCCTGGCGTGAAATCACTCAGTTGCTTGTCTCGAAAACGCCGAGAAGGCGGTTACAACCCACCTTGTCCGAGGCGGCTTCGCCCATGCCCGCTGTATGTACAGGCGAAATCGAGAGATCCGCTGCGCGACATTCCCAGACCTGACACGCCTCGAACCAGACGTCCGCCTCCTAAAAACACGAAACGAATGCGCGGCATTCTCGCACCGCTCGTGGCTCGAGATGTAAACCACAATCGATGAAGACACTGCGATCTACGAAGTGTCGTCAGCTGTCCACCacgcggaaggagagagcgagcgatAGCGATAGAGAGCGAAAGATATACGTtagaatatatatatatatatatatttatacatatgtatatatgaaCAGACCGACAGGCACTGAAAACTGAAGGAAAAACGGCTCTTGGATTTACAGGGAggtgcgcgtgcgtctctagCGGAATTCTCACCATCTTTGACGTGACGTCGTAGTAGGGCTTTTTGTGGGAGATGATGTGGTCGCTGAGCGTTTTGTGTTGATTCTGCAGGGCCTCCTCGGTGAAGCCTGTGGCAGCCTTGCAGACCGTTTGGAAGGTTTCGTCTTTCGGATTAAACACCGCGAGCAGGTACGTGCCAAAAGTCCCGCTGCGCTTCCCCTGGACGAAACGAAGCCAAAAATCCCCGAGGGacacgcacatgcaggcAATTCGTGCTCTCACGGACATCACAATCTTCAACTGTCAAAAACATGCTCAAGCAAATACGTGCGCGGCAAGTGGAAGGTCAACAAAGAGGCCTCGCACAGCCCCACCCGGACCCATGGAAACAAGAGCGAATGACTCAAAGCGCGCCCGTCAGGCATCCCAGATAAATGTACAAATACCACTTCAGCAGGGAAGACGCCCATATCCCCCTCACTCGCAGATATATATTTATTAgtatgtacatatgtatgtatgtaggtATGTATGTGGAAGTAGACAGTGTGCGACGAGCGCGGGACCGCGTCTCAGACAGCCTGCGTGTAACGTGTTTTGTGTTGAACGAACCTTGCCGTAGAAGGCACCGATGGGGACGAGATCGACGGAGTCAGTCATGCCTTCGACGTAGTCTTTTTTCACTTTCAGCCAGTTCAGCGAGCGCTTCGAAGGCTCGTAGGTCGCGTTGTCTCTCAGAGTCTTCACCATCAGCCCTTCGCAGTTTCCTGCGCTCCACATACACGCAACTGCAATCGCGCTGAGGCAGCAAACAGACCAGAAACCGGCTGCGGAAGAAAAAGGACGGGCGCCGCACCACAAAGCAGCGTCGTCTCCCGCCTGTGGTGCCCTCCGCCCACACACAGTCGCTTCGGGTgactctcctcgccggcctccttcgcgccgtGCCAACTAGCGCCCCTCTGCGGGGCATCGCGCCTCGATCGGCTGCCatctccgcggcagcgcaggcgccttccgctccttcctccgtctctctcgcctgctcACCTTCGATCGCCTCGTTGAGGAAGTCTTCAAAGTCCTGGCTGCTGTCGAGGTCTTTGTAGGTCGCCTGCTGCaccagaggcgacgcgtggAGGTCGACTGCCTCACGgagcttcgcgcggcgggcctcGAGCGTCTGTCCCAGGAGGCACTCGCCGTtgaggcgcatgcagtcgaagagaaagagcgCGACGCGAACCTGGATGCCGTCTTTGCTGACGTCcttccgcttccgccgcgtgaGCGTCTGAAAGGGCAGAATCGCGCCCTTCTCCACGTCGAAGGCGACCACCTCCGCATCCAAGATgcactcgcgcgtcgccggcttGAACGCGCCGAGAATCATCTCGATGATGTCGGGGTACTTCTGCGTGATCTCCTCGAGGTTCCGGCTGAACagtcgcacgcgcgccggcgaaacgcgccccggcgccgcggccgggggggcggtcgccgccgccgctgcctcgcccaTCAGGTGGATTtgcacgcgctcgccgtcgtaCTTGAACTCGCAGGTGAAGGCGGTATCCTTGAGGCGCTCCGCGACTTctgcgaagccgcgcgtcgGCCGCGCGAGCATGGGTTGCAGGGGAACCCCCGGCGTAACCACGCAGAGCGACCCCAAAGtgtccgccgtcgcgcccgccagcagaTGCGAGACAACTACTTCCACATTCGGCACCTCGCACAGCGCTCGGCGCACGCTCTGCTCCGTCCGCGACAGATGCTCCTCCAACTCGACGGCACtcatcgccgccgcagcctctccctccgcgcggcgcgtgtccgcgacagcagcgcgcccgtctcgcgcgtTGTGCGTCAGGAAAGACGCGAACGCCAGCGCCTGCACAGAAAAAGCGAGACGCAAAAacgtcctctgcgcgcaACGCCACGCGAACAGAAGACCTGACCCGCCAAGAGTTCGCGCAAACACACATagaaaatatatatatacagatatatactatatatatgaatatgtCTAGGCTGCAAAGAGAGGCCCAGGCTTGCAGAGACTCCCCCCCGGGTCGCCCACGTCCCTACActcatacatgcatatataaaCCAAAACATAAagatatatgtatctgtgtGCATGTATGTCTACGTGAGAATGTGGAGCGGATGACCTTACCTGGTAAACCGTGGCGGTGGACGCGCCTGTGCGCATGCGTTGCTGCAGAAAGCGAATGATGTACTTGGGCTCGGCGCCCTTCGCGCCGACCAGAAGCCGCTTGAGGAGGTGTCTCTTATGCAGCTGACTGTCCTTCCCGGCGCACAGACTGATCGCCTTGAGCTGCGTGAAGACGCCGTCGATCGTCaaacgcggcggcgaaaagAGCGTGCGCGTTTTGCAGGAGCTCTGCTCGGCGATGCGACCCAGGTCCTCCGTGTGCTGAAGCTCTGCAGGCACACGCAAAGACTCAAGGTGCGCTcaaaaaacagaaacaaCGAGcccggacgcgcgcgccgacgcagagagccacGCCCCTCCCGGAGACGCGAGCTCTATGGCTCTTGAAAAGATAAACACTGGACAGGGCGAGACAGCGAAAAGCCAGCACAACACAcagcccgcgccggcgagagtgAGGCGGGGAGTCTGATGCAGAAAAGCACTTTCAAGGCGCGTCCGCCTTCTTGCTGACTCCTGGAACGCCGTTCGTCGCTTCGCTCGCTTAACTCGCGAGCCTCAGCGTTGCCTGACGCTCTGTCCGAAGGCTTAAAAGCATCCTCTGCACTCGGTGGCGTTTCTGTGTCTTTGCTTCACCTTTCTTGAGATGTGCCTCGGTGCGGCCGTAAGTCTCCGCCATCGCCTTGAGAATGAGCgactcgccgacgccgaccTCCTGTCCCAAGT is part of the Besnoitia besnoiti strain Bb-Ger1 chromosome XII, whole genome shotgun sequence genome and encodes:
- a CDS encoding putative DNA ligase 1 (encoded by transcript BESB_023000), whose amino-acid sequence is MKLSGGGSGHAMKQTSILSFLGKGGAAAPAPSPALQAAPKQPEAGTASPQLDPAEVSCKKRLLAAPASADVQRKREKKSPLTAEDEKTETSREDATRAATDAAEPADACTEEKSGNAEAPGKAESEANGEAQTESAAKAAAPRGGRLRKPAGDDGEEDSISEAESEHESIESDASEPSSQEGGNVAKVAASSAEGRRALEMLQKKKRSPSAGGKARAETLVSDSEGEGSSSASEESDAEAETRKRSKRPGASVLDLLCKEGRTAKLRPSPSEEAAPSEKKTGTRKKKSDEDEQLKTGTLFATRALGKEPSADLASPLFAPFQVPLESITAKPEANAKKAQDDTPAILFEVLVGAFDKIEQMKASGTGSSKKQTVILTNAFRLLLFYAPKLLHKAIYICLNKVAPDYLGQEVGVGESLILKAMAETYGRTEAHLKKELQHTEDLGRIAEQSSCKTRTLFSPPRLTIDGVFTQLKAISLCAGKDSQLHKRHLLKRLLVGAKGAEPKYIIRFLQQRMRTGASTATVYQALAFASFLTHNARDGRAAVADTRRAEGEAAAAMSAVELEEHLSRTEQSVRRALCEVPNVEVVVSHLLAGATADTLGSLCVVTPGVPLQPMLARPTRGFAEVAERLKDTAFTCEFKYDGERVQIHLMGEAAAAATAPPAAAPGRVSPARVRLFSRNLEEITQKYPDIIEMILGAFKPATRECILDAEVVAFDVEKGAILPFQTLTRRKRKDVSKDGIQVRVALFLFDCMRLNGECLLGQTLEARRAKLREAVDLHASPLVQQATYKDLDSSQDFEDFLNEAIEGNCEGLMVKTLRDNATYEPSKRSLNWLKVKKDYVEGMTDSVDLVPIGAFYGKGKRSGTFGTYLLAVFNPKDETFQTVCKAATGFTEEALQNQHKTLSDHIISHKKPYYDVTSKMEADVWFEACQVWECRAADLSISPVHTAGMGEAASDKGIGLRFPRFLRVRDDKNPEQATTSTQIIDMYLNQFRQNKTGNAKPKPERVEDEEESDEEMEKKEEDEES